Within Romboutsia sp. CE17, the genomic segment TGCTGTTTATTTAGGAATCAAAAATTACTTTAAACTACCACTTTCATATACCCTTACTTTAGGTTTTATACTATTTTTAATTGGAATTATTTACATGTTAAGCTTAAAACATGACATAATTGATATAGCTATTACAACTTTAGGAATAATGTATGTAGGCGTATTAATGGATTTCATAGTTTTAACAAATAATAATTTTAAACTAGGTGAAATTTATGTATTGCTTATATTTATAATATCTTTTGCAACTGATACATTTGCATATTTCAGTGGGTATTTATTTGGAAAACATAAATTGATACCGAAGATAAGTCCTAAAAAGACTGTGGAAGGATCGATTGGAGGAATTATAGGAAGCATAGTATGTTGCATTCTATTTGGTTACTTATTTAAATTAGATCCTGTTCATATGGCTATAATAGGTAGTATAGGTAGTATTGTTGCACAATTAGGAGATTTATTTGCATCTGCTATAAAAAGATATGTAGGAATAAAAGATTATGGAAAATTAATACCAGGCCATGGTGGTATATTAGATAGATTTGATAGTGTTATATTGGTTGCACCATTTGTATATAATGCAATAAATCTTTTTGTTAAGTAGCTTCAGTTCATACTGAAGCTTTAATTATTTATAAATTTAATTATTAAAAAAGTTTTAAATATGAAATTTTTATGAATAATGTAAATAATATATTTAACAATGTTATAATACAATATATAGTAAAATGTTATAATACAATATATAGTAAAATGTTTAATAACAAAGTTAGAAAGGAAAAACTTAGTATGAAAAAAATATCCATATTAGGCTCAACAGGTTCTATAGGCACACAAACTTTAGATGTTATAAGAAAAAATCCTGAAAAGTTTGAAGTAGTTGCTATATCTGCTAACAGCAGTGTAAATCTATTATTAGAACAAATAAAAGAATTTAAACCTAAGTACGTAGCAGTTTATAATGAATCTAGTGCAGAAAAACTTAAGAGTATGATACCAAATAATATTAATATAGAAGTATTAAGTGGTATGGAGGGATTAGAAAAAATATCATCTTTAGATGAAATAGACGTCCTTTTAACTGCTATAGTTGGAATGATAGGTTTAAAACCAACATTAGCAGCTATAAGATGCGGAAAAACGATAGCGCTTGCAAATAAAGAAACACTAGTTACTGCAGGTAAATTAGTTATGAGTGAAGCTAAAAAATATAATGTAGATATACTTCCAGTAGATAGTGAGCATAGTGCAATATTTCAATCTTTAAATGGTGAGAATTATAAAAACATAGACAAAATAATATTAACTGCTTCGGGAGGTCCATTTAGAGGAAAGACTAAAGATGAACTTTTAAATGTAACTAAAAATGAAGCTTTAAAGCATCCAAATTGGA encodes:
- a CDS encoding 1-deoxy-D-xylulose-5-phosphate reductoisomerase, which translates into the protein MKKISILGSTGSIGTQTLDVIRKNPEKFEVVAISANSSVNLLLEQIKEFKPKYVAVYNESSAEKLKSMIPNNINIEVLSGMEGLEKISSLDEIDVLLTAIVGMIGLKPTLAAIRCGKTIALANKETLVTAGKLVMSEAKKYNVDILPVDSEHSAIFQSLNGENYKNIDKIILTASGGPFRGKTKDELLNVTKNEALKHPNWSMGRKISIDSSTLMNKGLEVIEAKWLFDVDYKDIDVVVHPQSIIHSMVQFNDSSIIAQLGCPDMRLPIQYALTYPDRILNDFERLDFTKFSTFTFEKPDLETFPCLKLAFDCLKMGGTYCAVLNAANEVLVNEFLEDKIGFYDIPYYIEKALEAHESIEDPTLDEILSVDKWARDFVIKSIN
- a CDS encoding phosphatidate cytidylyltransferase, with amino-acid sequence MLTRIIAALALVPLLGILIYGGIPLYITEIVLISIALHEFYKAFNEKDIKPIYWLGYIFAVYLGIKNYFKLPLSYTLTLGFILFLIGIIYMLSLKHDIIDIAITTLGIMYVGVLMDFIVLTNNNFKLGEIYVLLIFIISFATDTFAYFSGYLFGKHKLIPKISPKKTVEGSIGGIIGSIVCCILFGYLFKLDPVHMAIIGSIGSIVAQLGDLFASAIKRYVGIKDYGKLIPGHGGILDRFDSVILVAPFVYNAINLFVK